The genomic interval GCCACCATCGAGCCGAACGTCGGCCTCGTCGAGCTTCCCGACGTCCGCCTGACCCGCCTAGCCGAGATTTTCGGCTCCGAGCGCATCCTGCCCGCGACTGTCTCCTTCGTGGACATCGCCGGCATTGTGAAAGGCGCATCTGAGGGTGAGGGAATGGGCAACGCCTTCCTAGCCAACATTCGCGAAGCCGACGCGATCTGCCAGGTCGTGCGAGCATTCGCCGATGACAACGTGATCCACGTTGACGGCAAGGTTGATCCCATGTCGGACATCGCCGTGATCAACACTGAGCTGATCCTTGCAGACCTGCAGACCATCGAAAAGGCCCTGCCGCGTCTGGAAAAGGATGCACGCAAGAATAAAGATTTGGCCGAGGTCGTCGAAGAGACCAAGAAGGCACAAGCCGTGTTGGAAGATGACCGCACGCTGTTTAGCGCCGCAAAGAACGGCGAGTTGGACCTGACCAAGGTGCGCGAGCTCCACCTGATGACGGCAAAGCCTTTCCTCTACGTCTTCAACTCCGACGAGGAAGTGCTTACCGACGACGCCCGCAAGCAAGAACTCGCCGCCCTCGTGGCCCCAGCGGACTGTGTCTTCCTAGACGCAAAGACCGAAACCGAGTTGCTTGAGCTCGAAGAAGACGAGGCCATGGAGCTTCTCGAATCCGTAGGACAGACCGAGCCCGGACTGCATTCCTTGGCCAAAGCCGGGTTTGCCACCCTCGGACTGCAAACCTACCTCACCGCAGGCCCCAAGGAATCCCGCGCCTGGACCATTCACCAGGGTGACACTGCTCCTCAGGCGGCCGGCGTGATCCACACTGACTTTGAACGCGGCTTTATTAAAGCGGAGATCGTTTCTTTTGCAGACCTTGATGCCGCTGGTTCCATGGCTGAGGCCAAGGCTCAAGGCAAGGTTCGTCAGGAAGGCAAAGACTACGTCATGGTCGACGGCGACGTGGTGGAGTTTAAGTTCAACGTCTAGTCAGACTGCTCCGAGCCACAATGGCTTCAATGGCTTCTGGATTCCCGCCCCCGGCATCGTTTTCCTTCGGGAGATTCGATGCCGGGGGCGTTCTTCATCAGGTGCTATCTTTGCGCATGTACTAGTGCGAGACGATTGCCAGGGGAAGCACGTCAGCCCTTTCGCAGCTATTGTTGTGCGCCCGTATATCCATGGCGAAATCGGCTGCGATGGAGTGTGCGTGACTGACGCTGATGGGGACGGTGGGGCGTGGCTGTCGGGGAGCCCAATGATGATAATGCTCTATCGTCGGAAAGAGGTTTGCGTAGGGGTAGAACGCCTCCGTGAAGTGGGTGCCGTTTTCGTCGCAGGTAAGAGGGAAAGAAACGACGAAGTCTGGGTTGGCGGTGAGCGTGTCGTCGATAAGCGAAATGCTCAGAGGTGTTGCTGCTGAAGGGGGTCGGCTTTCAATCTGGACGTCGCAGGCGAAGAGTCCGGCCAAGATGAAGGTGTCTAGGAGGCACCAGGTGTACGCGCTGGTCCCTGTGGATAGGTGCGCCAGGTGGGGTGTGGGATTCGGTGAGATGAGACGATCGGCGAGCTGCTGGATACCGCCGTCTGTGTGGCCTTTGAGCAGGGTATGCAGGTCGCGTGCGGAGGGGGAGGACGAGTTTGAAGACACTTGGTGAGGCTACCACTAATGGCAATGATTGTCAGCAATGGTTTTCGTGTGGGATCCGTATCATACGGGTCCTAGGACATAGGTTGTAAGGCGATATCACAGCGCCTCTCGTAGAAGTTAAATTCCAGCGGAATGTCGTGTAATTTAAGTTCAATGTTAGATCAACTTCCTCCGTGTCCTGAATGCTCGGAGCCGTACACCTATGAACAAGGTGCGCTCCTCGTGTGCCCGATGTGCGCTTATGAATGGACCCTCGTCGCGGACAACGACGACGAATCATCGTCTGCAGAAGACAAAGGCATCCGTGATGCCGTGGGTAATCTGCTTGCCGACGGCGATTCCGTGACCGTGGTTAAAGGCCTGAAAATCGCTGGCAGTGGCGGTGGAACCATCAAGGTCGGGACAAAAGTCAAGAGCATCCGACTGCTCGATCAGCCTGTCAATGGCCACGACATTGATGCCTCTGTGCCCAGCCTCGGGCGGATCTACCTGAAATCCTCGGTGGTCAAAAAGGCTTAGGCTGAAGTGCTGTGGAGGGATCAGAATAATCTGGTCCCTCCTTCTGCTATTCCGCGCATTCCTCGCTAGGAGAGTAAAGAGATAACCCGCTGGTCATCACCATGCTCGTGCGCACGATGTGAGATTTCGATGATCGTAAGCTCTGGATAATTCTCCTTAAGCGAGCTTCTGATTGCCTGGTCCAGCTCTGCGTTGACGTTGGCGGTGAATTCGTCGAGAACCAGCACCGATGGTTGGGTAAGCAGGGCTCGTGCCAAGCATAAGCGCTGCATTTGCCCACCGGATAGCCCCGCAACCTCGGTTCCGGTGAGTGAATCCAGGCCCTGTGGTAGGCGATGAATCTCTTGATCTAAGTGCACCACACTAAGCACATGCCACATGGCTTCTTCGGTGGCATCGGGGCACGCGAGCAGGAGGTTGGATTTGATGCTTGCGGTTAGCAACTCACTGCGCTGCGGCACAAGCGCAATGGCTTTGCGCAGTTCTGCCAACTGATACTGAGATACGGAAATTCCGTTGAGTAGGATGTCGCCGCTGCTGGGGTTATCAAACCTGAGTAGGAGATGGACTGCCGTGGATTTGCCACTTCCTGATGGCGCAACAAAGACCGCGTGCTCACCGTTTGCGATGGTCTGCGTAAACCCCTGCAGTATCGGCTTTTCCGGGGCGTCGGGATATGCATAGCTAACGTTGTCCCAGGTGATCGTGACGGGTTGCGTGCGATCAACACTAAGAGTGCCGTCGCTGACCGCAGCTGGGAGGTGACAAATGTGGTGGAGTCTGCGTGCGGCAGCAAGCGAGTGATCGAGCGCACCGGCGGCGTCTTCTAGGCCACGTGGGGCGTCGAAAAGCAGCAGGCAGCCGCCCATAATGAACGCTATGTCGGCGGGGTTCGCGTTGCTTGCGATTCCGACGATGAGCACGCCGAGCACACACGCGTAGGTGAGTCCGAGGTTGATTCCACGCCGAAGCGCACGATAGTGGGCGGCGGGCATAGCTAGCTTTGCGACGTCCCCCGCAATATCCCAACTCTGCTCAAGCCGTTCCTGCTGCCGTCCGTAGGAGACGATTTCCTCGGCGCCGAACACCGAATCCGTGACGTGTTGCGACAGCTCACGGCGCCTGCTCAACACTTTTTGTGTGGCAACGAAGGACTGCTTTGCCCCAATCAGTGGAACCACAAGCGCAGAAAACAAGCCAAAAATAAGGGGAACTGCAGACAGCTGCCAGCCATAAAGTAGACCCCATGCAACACCGAATCCTAGGGGAACGGTGACTCCCGCAATCGTGGGGGCGATAGTGTGAGCATAAAGCACCTCAATCCGGTCGATGTCCCTGGTAAGGGAGGTGACCAGGTCGCCAGATTTAGTGGAACGCAACACCCCGGGGGCCTTAGGCCAGAGGCGGGAAAAAGCTGCACCGCGGAGCAACTCAAGAGCCTTAAACGCGACATAATGACCGGAAAACTGCTCGAGATAGTGAGCGACTGCTTTGATGCAGGCCAGCACCGCCAACGTGACCAGGACAGGGGTTATCCGGTCAGTGCCTATAACGATTCCTCCTACGCCTTGTGCAGCCAAGCCAAAGATCATAATTCCTAAGCTGAGCTGGATAATGCGCATGACGATGGAAAAATAGAGCGGAGCGTGGACGGGTCGGGTGATTGAAAGCACCCAACGCACAACCTCTCCTAGTGACGGTGGCATCGTAGTTGTCACGGTCATCGCAGCTCACCTGCTTCCATTGTGTAGACGGTATCGGCTGCGGCTAGGAGGGCGGGGCGGTGAGTGACCATGATGGCTGTGATGCTCTCGGGGAGTTGTTGGATCGCAGAGACGATGAGCGCCTCGGATTCGAGGTCGATGTGGCTGGTGGGTTCGTCGAAAAGCACAATGTCGCGGCCGGATAATAAGGCGCGGGCAAGGGATAGTCGTTGTGCCTGTCCGCCGGAGAGGAAGGCCCCGCGCTCGCCAACGTCGGTGTCTAGGCCATGGGGCATACTGCGTACCTCATCGGCTAGGTTGGCGCGCGAAAGTGCTTCCCACATGTCGGCTTCTGAGGCATCGATGCGCGCGATGCGCAGGTTGTCAGCGATCGAACCGCTAAAGAGCCAGGTGTGCTGCGCTACGGTCGCGGTGGCAGTGCGGATGTTGTTGAGAGGCGTTGTTGCTGCGTCTAGGCCTCGGATAGTAATCGCGCCGGGAGTCGTGGGGAGGAGACCGCGAAGGAGGTGGAGCAGCGTGGATTTGCCCGATCCAGAGCGACCAACGATAGCTAGTTTTGCCCCATGCGGAACCGTGATACTGACGTTGGTGAGTACCGGAGTCTCTCCGTAGGAAAAGTTCAGCGAATCGACGACGATAGCGTCGCGGGAGACGTCGTGTTCCGTCGAACCGGCGTCATTGTTATCTAGGGCCTCTGTGTGTTCGTGCGTGTGAAGGTACTTCTTGATCGCTCGCTGCGCGGCGATGCCTCCCATTCCTACGTAGAAAAAACCAGCGACCTGGGCTAACGGTGCGAGTAGGAGAACCAACAGGAAGACGGACGCTAAACCGTGACTAGGAGAGAGGGATCCGCTGGAAACACGCACAGCGATAATCGCAACGGTGGTGCAGATAAGAACAAGCGAAACCGCAAGATCCATAACGATGATCACCACTTGATTGCCTGCCAGCAATTTCATGGTGGCGCCACGGTTGCGTTCGCCTTCTGCGCGTAGTTGCTGTTCAACCCGACTGCCAGCAGTGATGAGGCTGATCGTGGTGAGATTTCTGATGGCGTCGAGATACTTTTCTGAAAGTCCAGCCCGCTTGCGCCGTGAATCGGCAGAACGGCTCCGGAACAATCGCATGAAGCCGCGTAGGAGGAGGGGGACAAGGATGAATTGACCGAGCATACTAAGCCCCAAAAGCCAGTCATAAGCAACGGCAATGTAGACGACGACAGCGATGGGGAAGACCATGGCTGCTAGCGCGGAACCTAAATAAGCATGGCGAAATTCTGCAGCTCGCTCGACGTTATCGGTCAAGAGTGCGACGAGTTTCCCGGGATGAAATTCTTTTCGATCCCGATTAGACATGGTTGGCGCAGAGTAGAGCGCTGCTAAAAGACGATGTCGCGTATGGCGTTCGTGGTCGCGCGCAGTGCGTGCACCGGTGCGAATATCTAAGGCGGTGAACATGCTCGCGGCGAGGATGGCCGCGCCGGCTGCTGCGTAGGAGAGAGGATGGGCCTCCTCCTCGTGAATATACCGAGTAAGCGCAGAAGCCATAATGACAAGAGCAATGCCCGCGGCGAAGTAGCTCAGCACCGCATATATCGGCACAAGCCAGGCGGAAAGCGGACTCATCCCACGGAGGCTGGTGGGGGATGAGCCGATATGGGTATCAGGCAACATAGTTAGCAATGTTAGCATTACCTAACATACCCTCTCCTACTGGCGCGATGAGTAGGAGAGGTTAGCTCACATAAGACTTCAGGTACTGCGCAGTGAGAGTATGCGCCTCGTCGATCATCTCTTGCGGCGTCCCAGAAAAAGCAACGCGCCCGCCGGCAGAACCTGCTCCGGGACCCATGTCTATCACGTGGTCAGCGTGGGCGATCACTCCCAAATGGTGCTCTACGCAGATCACGGTTTTGTGCGCGTCAACGAGGGTATCCAATAGGGCAAGGAGCTTATCGACGTCCGCCAGATGCAACCCCGTGGTCGGTTCGTCCAAGATGAAAGTGGTGGCTTTCTCGGCCAGATGCGATGCGAGCTTGAGGCGTTGACGCTCGCCACCTGACAATGTGGTCAACGGTTGACCGAGCGTGATGTATCCGAGTCCGACGTCGACAATCCGCTTGAGAATCTTGGCCGCGGCCGGAACTTTGGCTTCTGCTGAGGAGAAGAACTCCAAGGCCTCTTTGGCAGGCATAGTTAAAACAGTGGCAATATCTTTGCCGCCAAAGTGATAGCCCAGGACGGAGTCGTCGAAACGCCGCCCCTCGCAGACCTCGCAAGGAAGGTCAACGCCAGACATAATCCCCAGGTCGAGGTACACCACGCCCGCGCCCTTGCAATTGGCGCACGCGCCTTCGGAATTAGGAGAAAATAGCGCGGGTTTTACGCCGTTGGCTTTTGCAAAGGCCTTCCTAATGGGTTCCAGGGTGCCCGTGTACGTGGCGGGGTTTGAGCGGCGGGAACCGCGGATAGGGGACTGATCGACCATGACGATGTCATCGTTTTTGGGCAGCGATGCGATCAAAGAGGATTTTCCCGACCCAGACACACCCGTAACCACGGTGAGTACTCCCAGCGGAATATCTGCATCAACGTGGTCGAGGTTGTTCAGTGTGGAATCGCGGACCTCGATGACTCCGCGAGAAGCGCGGACGCTGGCTTTGGTGGTGGTGCGGTCGTCGAGATGCTTGCCAGTGATCGTTCCTGATGTTTTAAGTCCTGCCAAGCCCCCCGCATATTGCAGTATGCCGCCTTCGCTACCTGCGCCTGGGCCTAGGTCAATAATGTGGTCGGCGATCGCGATGGTTTCAGGCTTGTGCTCCACAACGAGCACGGTGTTGCCTTTGTCGCGGAGCTCCAGGAGCAGGCGATTCATCCGCTCGATGTCGTGCGGGTGCAGGCCGGCGGTGGGCTCATCAAAGATATATGTGACATCGGTGAGCGCGGAGCCTAGATGGCGCACCATCTTTGTCCGCTGAGCCTCACCACCAGAAAGACTGCTTGCCGGACGATCCAAGGTGAGATAGCCCAGGCCGATGTCGACGAAGCTCTCTAAGTTGTGCTGGATCGCTTCCAACAAGGGGGCAACGGATTTATCAGTGACGCCGTGCATCCACTCCGCAAGGTCTTTGATCTCCATCTGGCACAGCTCGGCAATGTTTTTTCCCTTGATCTTGGACTCCAAGGCATGGCGAGCCAACCGCGTGCCGCCGCATTCGGGGCAGGCGATGAAGGTCACGGCGCGATCGACAAACTCTCCTATAGCCTTTTGCATCGACTCGCGATCTTTGCTCAGAATAGACTTTTTCACCCTAGGAACAAGACCCTCATAGGTGTAGTTGAAGCCGTTGAACTTGACCTTTGTCGCCTCCTGGTAGAGCAGCGAGTGTTTTTGTTTTTCGGTGAACGCATCGATGGGCTTGTCTGCCGGGTACAGTCCCGTTTCCGCGAAAGTCTTCCACACCCAGGAGCCCACTTTGTACCCGGGGACTAGGAGGGCGCCGTCGTTAAGCGACAACGACGTATCCACCAATTCAGACATATCAATGTCGCTCACCCGGCCCATGCCTTCGCACGTGGGGCATTGTCCGCCGGTGCGCTTGAAGTTGACGTGTTCTTTCTTCCCTCCTCCTACGGAGATCGCGCCGGAGGCCTGGACGCTAGGAACGTTGAACGAGTATGCCCCAGGCCCTCCTACGGACGGTTGTGCGATTCGGGAGAATAGAATGCGAAGCATCGCGGTGGCATCTGTTGCCGTTCCTACTGTGGAACGTGAATTGGTGCCCATGGGTTCTTGATCCACCACGATGGCCGTGGTGATACCTTCCAGGCCGTCTACGTCTGGTCGCGCCAACGTGGGCATAAAGCCTTGTACGAAGGTGGAGTAGGTCTCATTAATGAGCCGTTGCGACTCCGCGGCGATCGTGCTAAACACTAACGACGACTTTCCTGATCCCGAGACACCTGTAAAAACGGTGAGTTTGCGCTTGGGGATATCTACGGTAATGCCGCGAAGGTTATTTTCATGTGCGCCGATGACTCGGATGAATTCTTGGGACATGAGGCAGTTGCTCCTAGAGTTAAGGCACTGAGTGGGGGAGCCGGATCGGCAAGAGGGGCTAATGAATCTGGGGTGAAAATACGAAGAATCAGCATACGCAGTGAATTATGTTGACGCATCACGAAAACTGACCCCGATAAGAAATCTTATCGGGGTTCTACACAATAGGGGTAGGCGCGGGCCTAGAAGCGTTTAATGCTTTTTCTTGTGCAATGCACGGTGAATCGGCTCGACTACGGCCACGATGATGCCGCCTAGGAGAAGGCCGAAGATCAATGAACATGTTGTTTCCACAACCCACCGGACAAACTTGCCTAAGTGCCCCACCCGGTGAACAAGATCGTGGATCACGTCATGCGGAAGATGCCACCACCCAAGCTCCGCAAGCCCGGCAACCACGATATGACCGCCCACCCACAACATGGCCAGCATTCCGATAACGGAAATAGCATTGAGTACCTTGGGCATTGCCGTGACGAGCCCTCTGCCGAGCCGCTTGGCACCAGCTGAATCGCGTGTGCCAAGTTTTAGTCCAAAGTCATCCATCTTGACTAGGAGGGCAACCGCTCCGTAGACAATTGCGGTAATAAAAATTCCGACAGTAATAAGGACTGCGGCTTCCATCCAGATGCTCTTATCGGCTACCTCATTCAGCGAGATAACCATGATCTCTGCAGACAGGATGAGGTCGGTGGTAATTGCGCCGCGGACGAGAGTGTTTTCGTCTTTATCGCCGGCTTTTTCTTCACTCGCGTGCTGCTTGCCGGAGATCATTTCCCAGACTTTTTCTGCCCCCTCAAAGCACAGATAAGCGCCTCCAAGCATGAGGATGGGAGTAAGCAGGCCCGGCGCTATGGCGTTGAGTAGCAACGCAATAGGCAAAATAATGAGCAGCTTGTTAACGATGGAGCCTTTAGCAATACGCCAGATGATAGGAAGTTCTCGGGCAGGTGCCACCCCTTTGACATATTGTGGGGTCACTGCGGTGTCATCGACCACCACGCCTGCGGCTTTGGCACTCGTTTTTGCAGCTGCCGCTGCAACATCATCAACGTTGGCGGCAGCTGCTCGGGCGATAAGGGCTACGTCGTCGAGAAGGGCAGCGAGGCCACCAGCCATGAGAAAATCCTAACGTGAGAGGGAAATAGAGAAATTCCATCGTAGCGGGGATTCAGTCATCTCCCCAACAAGAAAGCACTGTGGCATAAGGTCTAGATCATGCACATCGTTATTATCGGCGCCGGGGCGGTTGGCGGATACTTCGGCGCTTTGCTTCATGAGACTGGGACAGATGTTACTTTTGTGGCTCGAAATGAGAGTCTGCAGGCACTAAAAAGCAGGGGACTGCGTATTCACACGCCCGAGGGGCTTCGCGACGTTCCCGTGCAGGCGGTGTCTTCTCTCTCAGAAGTAGAGTCGGCAGACATCGTTCTCCTAGCCACGAAGACTCTTTCAGCCCCCGGATTGCCAGAAGCGCTGCCCTGCGGCGCCGTGCTGGTGACCACACAAAATTCTGTGGAAATGCCACAGATAGCCATCGATACTTTTGGTGCTGCTGCAGTTGTCCCAGGTGTGGTGCGTAGTTTCCTTACTAGGAGGGGGCCTGCGGAAGTCGAATTTACGGGAGGAGTCCTGAGCTTTACTTTTGGTTCGGTAGACCCGGCAACGCAGGACACTGTCAATGAATTGCAGCAGGTTTTAGCTAAAACAGGTATCGAACCGATTGTTCACCCTGCGGTGATGGAAGACATTTGGGCAAAGGCTATGTTTGTCACGTGCTTTGGCGCGCTAGGCGCTCTTGTGGAGAAGCCTTTGGGAGATATTCGCACAACATACCGAGCGGATTTAAAAAACCTGATGCGGGAAGTCGAAGAGGCCGGGCGTGCATTAGGGATTAATCTTCCCGCAGATAGTGTGGACGCCACGCTTGCATTCGCTGATAGTCAGGCTGCTCATGCGACTAGCTCGATGCAAAGGGATATTCTCGACGGCCTTCCTAGCGAGCTGGATGCTCAAGTAGGAGCTGTGGTGCGGATGGCGGAGCGCGGGGGTAGAGAAGCACGAATGCATCGCCTGATCCTTGATGTTCTTTTACACCGATAGAGGTAAACTGTCCCGCGCGCATAATTGCACAAAGAAAACGGGTGCTTAAGGGGCTATACGCCTTGAGCTGAGATGGGTCGCTATACGGTGCGTCGTAAAGCCCCAAACCGTAGGAACCTGATCCGGATAATGCCGGCGATAGGGAGAAAACATGAGTACATCTGTATCTTCATCTGCTTCCGCGCGCGCGTCGTGGCGTGTTGTGGACATTGTTATTGCGTCAGTTCTGGGCATTGCCTGTGGATTGATCTTCTGGGCGTGGAACTCCGTTGGATACGCGTGGTACCAGGCGGCTAACGCACTTACTCCTGGTCTGGGAGGCATCGCCACCGGCATTTGGTTGATGGGCGGCGTGATCGGTGGGCTTGTGATTCGCAAGCCTGGCGCTGCGGTATTCGTGGAAGTTCTGGCAGCTGCGGTCTCCGCAGGAATCGGAAATCAATGGGGGATTGAAACACTATATTCAGGCCTGGCGCAGGGCTTGGGCGCAGAACTGATTTTGGCTGCTTTCTTGTATAAGCGCTTTGGTGTGGTCGTCGCGATGCTTGCGGGTGTGGGTGCTGGAGTTGGCGCATTCATCCTCGAGCTCTTCCTGAGTGCCAACTACGCCAAGACACTTGCGTTTAACCTGACGTATCTAGGGGCGATGGCAGTCTCCGGTGCGATTTTGGCGGGACTCGTAAGCTACCTCTTGGTTAAAGCGCTGGCCTCAACTGGTGCTTTGGACCGCTTCGCCGCAGGCCGGGAGGCTCGCGCGCGGGTTTAGTGCTCTCGCTCGGCTCCCACTCAGCTCGTGCCATGGATTTTCCGCGCGTGGCACGTGGCTGGTTATGCGGCTAGGAAGGGGAAATGTCGTTTTTGAGAACACAAGAAAAGCTTTCCTGGGCTTTTATCAGTGGCGTACGCTCTACCGTTCTCAAAAACGACAATTATGGCCTTTCCTGTGTCATCTATCCGCGCGCCACAAGGTGAGAGGCGGTCGCTGCGTCGGCTGGGCTGGGCCGTATGCGACTGGACTAAAAATACTGTTCCCAGCACCACCTTGTTGAATAGGAAGATAGGAATGCCCCCTCAGATTTATGCACGGGATTTTGGGTACCGTCACTCAAGTCGTATCAAGCATGCTTTGCAGGGCATCAATCTTGAGGTGGAGCGTGGGGAACGCATCCTCCTACTCGGGGCGTCGGGTGCCGGAAAATCCACGTTGCTTTCTGCGTTGGCGGGCGTGCTGGGCGCCGATGAAGGGGAAGGCGAAGGTCTCCTAGAGGTCCATGCGACGCCTGGGATGGTGCTGCAGGACCCGGATTCACAGGTTATCTCCTCGCGAGTAGGAGATGATGTGGCGTTTGGCTGTGAAAACCTCCGCCTTCCTAGGGACGAGATATGGCGTCGCGTGCCTGTTGCCTTGGACCACGTTGGTCTGCAGCTGCCTCTGGACCATCCCACGGCGTTGCTGTCGGGAGGTCAAAAACAGCGACTCGCACTTGCTGGAGTGCTCGCTATGGGCGCGGATTTATTGCTTCTCGACGAACCCACCGCCAACCTGGACCCACAAGGAGTCCGCGACGTGGTGGCAGCAGTGGAAACCGCTGCGGACGCCACGAACGCCACTGTAATAATCATCGAGCATCGCGTGGATACGTGGCTCGCATTTGTGGACCGCATTATCGTGCTAGGCGATGACGGAAGCATCATCGCTGATGGCCCAGCCGATACCGTGATTTCTCAGCATGGAGAAGAACTCGCTCAAGGCGGCGTGTGGGTGCCGGGCAACGATCCCCTCCTACCCGCGGCACAGCCAGTGAGCGCATCAGCGGAACACGCGCTGACCACGCATGATTTGGCCGTGGGCTGGGACTCTCCACTACATGATTCGCTGAACCTTGCCGTACCTCGGGGTTATTCGACTGTACTTACCGGGGCCAACGGCGCTGGAAAGACAACAACCTTGCTCACCCTCGCAGGATTACTTCCGTCCCTAGGAGGGGAAGTGCGAGTAGCCCCGGCAATCGCCGGAAAGCTCGGCCCCCACCCTTATACATGGTCCTCGACAGCGCTTGCTGCCCGTATGGGGTACGTCTTCCAAGATCCTGAGCACCAGTTTGTGGCTAAAACGGTGCGCGAGGAACTTCTTGTCGGGGCCCGAGGGGCGAAAACGTCCCAAGACGAGGTGCGTCGTCGCGCTGACTCTCTCCTAGCGACGCTCCGCCTGGACCACTTGGCGGAAGCGAATCCCTTTACGTTGTCCGGGGGACAAAAGCGACGACTTTCTGTGGCTACCATTTTGGTGAACACACCTCACGTGGTGTTCTTAGACGAGCCGACTTTTGGCCAGGATCGCCGCACTTTTACTGAGCTCGTTCTGCTCTTGCGTCAGCTCACGGACAACGGGACCACCGTGGTATCCATTACCCACGACCCGCTGTACCGCGCGGCGCTAGGAGATAAGGAGATTCAGCTGTGAACCTCATCAAGGACGTCAACCCGGTCTCCCGCGTTCTCGGCCTGGCATTGTTTACCACGCCTCTTTTGATCAGCGTGGATATTGTGTCGGCAGCCATTGCAGTGATGTTTACAGTGGTGTGTGCGCCCTGTGTTGGGGTGCGCTGGCGAGTGCTGGCGCGGCGAGGCCTTCCCATTTTTATTGCCACCCCGATAGCCGGGCTCTCGATGGCCCTATACGGCAGGCCCGAAGGACATGAGTATGCGTCTTTCCTTTTTGCCCATGTGACGGATAATTCTTTGAGTCTCGCCGCCGCAATCATGGTGCGTGTCTTGGCCGTAGGGCTACCGGTCATTGTGTTGCTCACGGCCATCGATCCCACGGAACTCGGAGATGGGCTTGCTCAGGTGCTCAAGTTGCCGTCTCGGTTTGTGATCGGGGCAGTGGCCAGTACCAGGCTTATTTCGCTGTTTCGTCGAGATTGGCAGTCGCTGCGCCGGGCGCGCCGGGCGAGGGGATTGGATGACAAAGGCCGCATGAAGACAGCTTTTTCTGTGACGTTTGGCCTGCTTGTTTTAGCGTTGCGACGCGGTGCGAAGCTAGCCACGGCGATGGAGGCTCGGGGGTTTGGCCGGTATTCGGATAGGACGTGGGCGAGAACCTCAACCTTTGGGCGTCGTGACGCCCTCCTACTCGCGGCATGCGGCGCGATGTCGACAGTGGCGATTGCGGTTTCCGTGTACACGGGAAGTTTTAGGTTCTTGGGCGCATGATTGTGCTTATCGACGGCCCCTCCGGTTCCGGAAAAACCACACTCGCTAGGAAGCTGGCGGGGATCTTGGGGTTCGAATTGGTTCATCTCGATGATATTTATCCAGGGTGGCATGGCCTTGCTGAAGGTTCTCGGATCGTGGCTGAGGAGGTCTTGGGTGAGGCCTCTGGGTACTGGCGGTGGGATTGGCAGCACGACCGGCGCGGTGAGTGGGTGCCTGTGCAAGCTAAGAACCTGGTGATCGAAGGCGTTGGGGCGATCACGAGGGAGACAGTGGCGGCGTCGAGAAGCAAAGGTTATGTTTTTAGCGTTGTTCTTGACGGCCCGGAAGCGTGGCGGAAGGCGCGGGCCTTGGCACGTGACCCTGATTACGAGCCGTGGTGGGACATATGGGCGGCTCAAGAGCGGGCTCATTGTGCAAAGCTCCCGGATGTGGATGTGCGGTTATGGCTAGGAGAGAAATGATTATCAGAATCGCGGCAGTTGTGTTTTTTAACGACGGAAAAGTAGCGAGTGTTCGCAAGCGAAACACTGACTTTTTTATGCTGCCTGGTGGGAAATTGGAGAAGGGGGAGGATCCCATGGCAGCGGCGATTCGGGAGATCGCTGAAGAGCTACATATCCATATGGGCACTGATGAACTAGAAGCAAT from Corynebacterium ulcerans carries:
- a CDS encoding ABC transporter ATP-binding protein, giving the protein MPPQIYARDFGYRHSSRIKHALQGINLEVERGERILLLGASGAGKSTLLSALAGVLGADEGEGEGLLEVHATPGMVLQDPDSQVISSRVGDDVAFGCENLRLPRDEIWRRVPVALDHVGLQLPLDHPTALLSGGQKQRLALAGVLAMGADLLLLDEPTANLDPQGVRDVVAAVETAADATNATVIIIEHRVDTWLAFVDRIIVLGDDGSIIADGPADTVISQHGEELAQGGVWVPGNDPLLPAAQPVSASAEHALTTHDLAVGWDSPLHDSLNLAVPRGYSTVLTGANGAGKTTTLLTLAGLLPSLGGEVRVAPAIAGKLGPHPYTWSSTALAARMGYVFQDPEHQFVAKTVREELLVGARGAKTSQDEVRRRADSLLATLRLDHLAEANPFTLSGGQKRRLSVATILVNTPHVVFLDEPTFGQDRRTFTELVLLLRQLTDNGTTVVSITHDPLYRAALGDKEIQL
- a CDS encoding energy-coupling factor transporter transmembrane component T family protein, whose amino-acid sequence is MNLIKDVNPVSRVLGLALFTTPLLISVDIVSAAIAVMFTVVCAPCVGVRWRVLARRGLPIFIATPIAGLSMALYGRPEGHEYASFLFAHVTDNSLSLAAAIMVRVLAVGLPVIVLLTAIDPTELGDGLAQVLKLPSRFVIGAVASTRLISLFRRDWQSLRRARRARGLDDKGRMKTAFSVTFGLLVLALRRGAKLATAMEARGFGRYSDRTWARTSTFGRRDALLLAACGAMSTVAIAVSVYTGSFRFLGA
- a CDS encoding AAA family ATPase — protein: MIVLIDGPSGSGKTTLARKLAGILGFELVHLDDIYPGWHGLAEGSRIVAEEVLGEASGYWRWDWQHDRRGEWVPVQAKNLVIEGVGAITRETVAASRSKGYVFSVVLDGPEAWRKARALARDPDYEPWWDIWAAQERAHCAKLPDVDVRLWLGEK